The following are from one region of the Fusarium keratoplasticum isolate Fu6.1 chromosome 4, whole genome shotgun sequence genome:
- a CDS encoding L51-S25-CI-B8 domain-containing protein codes for MRSLGERLNTLRRLINIKCGPGAAVLPPEVTRIHMDFAKSLKGHMGAKKFWRENLPRLKYHNPSVPMIVNRHTQSENKPTLSIYLRKPDASSPPPATRNQPASSRDNLSKAAPPDADERVVTIDMSEKHSSHILEYVLAETRAVVIQPTKEEIRELQEIEAMRKQAEVDRDRMRELREEKKREEDMLKRARAAGGVAEEEES; via the exons ATGAGGTCTCTCGGCGAACGTCTCAACACGCTTCGTAGG CTGATCAACATAAAATGCGGTCCCGGCGCTGCAGTCCTCCCCCCGGAGGTAACTAGAATACACATGGACTTTGCCAAGAGCCTCAAGGGCCATATGGGAGCCAA AAAGTTCTGGCGAGAGAACCTCCCCCGGCTAAAGTACCACAACCCCTCGGTCCCCATGATCGTCAACCGCCACACCCAAAGCGAGAACAAGCCCACCCTCTCCATCTACCTCCGCAAACCCGACGCATCCTCTCCACCCCCCGCGACTCGCAACCAGCCCGCCTCCTCGCGCGACAACCTCTCCAAGGCCGCTCCCCCAGATGCCGACGAGAGGGTCGTCACCATCGACATGAGCGAGAAGCACTCGTCGCACATCCTCGAGTACGTCCTGGCCGAGACCCgcgccgtcgtcatccagcccaccaaggaggagatccGAGAGCTGCAGGAGATCGAGGCCATGCGCAAGCAGGCCGAGGTCGACAGGGACCGCATGAGGGAACTCcgggaggagaagaagcgcgagGAGGACATGCTGAAGCGAGCCCGGGCGGCTGGTGGcgttgccgaggaggaggagtcaTGA